Proteins encoded together in one Lathyrus oleraceus cultivar Zhongwan6 chromosome 5, CAAS_Psat_ZW6_1.0, whole genome shotgun sequence window:
- the LOC127084629 gene encoding histone H4 — MSGRGKGGKGLGKGGAKRHRKVLRDNIQGITKPAIRRLARRGGVKRISGLIYEETRGVLKIFLENVIRDAVTYTEHARRKTVTAMDVVYALKRQGRTLYGFGG, encoded by the coding sequence ATGTCAGGCCGTGGAAAGGGTGGTAAGGGACTCGGAAAGGGAGGTGCAAAGAGGCATAGGAAGGTTCTTCGTGATAACATCCAAGGTATCACAAAGCCAGCTATTCGTAGATTGGCAAGAAGAGGAGGTGTGAAGAGGATCAGTGGTTTGATCTATGAAGAAACCAGAGGAGTTCTCAAGATCTTTTTGGAAAACGTCATTCGTGATGCTGTTACATACACTGAGCACGCAAGGAGGAAGACTGTTACCGCCATGGATGTTGTTTATGCTCTTAAGAGACAGGGAAGAACCTTATATGGATTTGGAGGTTGA
- the LOC127084631 gene encoding histone H4: MSGRGKGGKGLGKGGAKRHRKVLRDNIQGITKPAIRRLARRGGVKRISGLIYEETRGVLKIFLENVIRDAVTYTEHARRKTVTAMDVVYALKRQGRTLYGFGG; the protein is encoded by the coding sequence ATGTCAGGCCGTGGAAAGGGTGGTAAGGGACTCGGAAAGGGAGGTGCAAAGAGGCACAGGAAGGTTCTCCGTGATAACATCCAAGGTATCACAAAGCCAGCTATTCGTAGATTGGCGAGAAGAGGTGGTGTGAAGAGGATCAGTGGTTTGATCTACGAGGAAACCAGAGGAGTTCTCAAGATCTTTTTGGAAAACGTGATCCGTGATGCTGTTACATACACCGAGCATGCCAGGAGGAAGACTGTCACCGCCATGGATGTTGTTTATGCTCTCAAGAGACAAGGAAGAACCTTGTACGGATTCGGAGGTTGA